The Malus sylvestris chromosome 12, drMalSylv7.2, whole genome shotgun sequence genome contains a region encoding:
- the LOC126591898 gene encoding protein trichome birefringence-like codes for MAEVTKQQHLPINGGTLISDLKSLFSLFKTRRTAAFAYGFMVAFVAFTVFLAFSPSPNYTSPWFANIFSTSTSTTSTTGSSSSFSSVFFPNGTSSSPPQQNQSFFSPPSQTEPSRSANTTAAAPAAAQSATVNKQPPVLTNQTQPTILNPNQTSIVQPKPLVTPKNSTTSPEPTTLLKNQTDSSHNSDKATVFTANQTGITAPKTPVAGVNGSSDLVPKSGLEDKSVAEKGVEKNSTASLLNKQSNETKSGVSMEQRKPGSDDLVKSLMNCEMLHGEWVRDDSYPLYKPGSCPLIDEQFNCILNGRPDKDYQKYKWKPKDCTLPRLDGSHMLELLRGKRLVFVGDSLNRNMWESLVCILRNSAKDKRKVFEANGRTHFRGEASYSFIFKDYNCTVEFFVSPFLVREWEMPEKDGSKRETLRLDLVGRSSELYKDADVVIFNTGHWWTHEKTSKGKDYYQEGSHVYGELNVLEAFRKALTTWARWVDAKVDPKKSIIFFRGYSASHFSGGQWNSGGQCDSETVPIFNESYLRPYLPKMVVLEKVLKNMKTHVTYLNITRMTDFRKDGHPSIYRKQKLSEEERRSPTSFQDCSHWCLPGVPDAWNEVLYAELLVKLYQNKQQLLQQQKKRA; via the exons ATGGCAGAGGTCACAAAGCAGCAGCACCTCCCCATCAACGGCGGAACTCTGATCTCTGACCTCAAGagcctcttctctctcttcaaaACCAGAAGAACTGCGGCTTTTGCATATGGCTTCATGGTTGCTTTCGTCGCCTTTACTGTTTTCTTGGCCTTCAGTCCCTCACCGAACTACACTTCTCCATGGTTCGCTAACATTTTCAGTACTTccacttctactacttccactACCGGTTCCAGTTCTTCGTTTTCCTCCGTCTTCTTCCCCAATGGTACTTCTTCATCTCCGCCCCAGCAAAATCAATCCTTTTTTTCTCCTCCGTCGCAAACAGAGCCGTCTAGATCTGCTAACACCACCGCCGCCGCTCCCGCTGCCGCACAATCTGCCACTGTGAATAAACAACCGCCTGTTTTGACAAACCAAACGCAACCCACCATTTTGAACCCGAATCAGACCTCAATCGTCCAGCCAAAACCTCTAGTGACACCCAAGAATAGTACTACTTCACCCGAACCGACaacccttttgaaaaaccagACCGACAGTTCCCACAATTCTGATAAGGCCACAGTTTTTACGGCCAATCAGACGGGAATCACCGCCCCCAAAACCCCGGTGGCGGGGGTGAATGGAAGCTCCGATTTGGTACCGAAATCGGGTTTGGAGGACAAGAGCGTTGCAGAGAAGGGTGTGGAGAAGAATTCAACTGCTTCCCTGTTGAATAAACAGAGCAATGAAACAAAGTCCGGCGTGTCGATGGAGCAGAGGAAGCCGGGGAGTGATGATTTGGTGAAGTCCTTGATGAATTGTGAGATGTTACATGGAGAGTGGGTGAGGGACGATTCATACCCGCTATACAAACCGGGTTCTTGTCCTCTGATTGATGAACAATTCAACTGTATTCTCAATGGTAGGCCTGATAAGGATTATCAGAAATACAAATGGAAGCCTAAGGATTGCACTTTACCAAG GTTGGACGGAAGTCATATGTTGGAGTTGTTGAGAGGAAAGCGCCTGGTATTTGTTGGTGATTCTCTGAACAGAAATATGTGGGAATCTCTGGTTTGCATCCTCAGAAACTCGGCGAAAGATAAGAGAAAGGTTTTCGAAGCAAATGGGAGAACCCATTTTCGTGGGGAAGCTTCTTACTCCTTCATATTCAAG GATTATAACTGCACAGTGGAGTTTTTTGTGTCTCCTTTCTTAGTTCGAGAATGGGAAATGCCGGAAAAAGATGGATCAAAGAGAGAAACACTTCGTCTTGACTTGGTAGGCAGATCTTCTGAACTATATAAAGATGCTGATGTCGTTATCTTCAACACCGGACACTGGTGGACTCATGAGAAAACGTCCAAAGG GAAAGACTATTACCAAGAAGGTAGCCATGTTTATGGTGAACTGAATGTTCTTGAGGCATTTCGGAAAGCATTAACCACATGGGCTAGATGGGTTGATGCCAAAGTTGATCCGAAGAAAAGTATCATCTTCTTTCGGGGCTATTCTGCTTCCCATTTCAG TGGTGGGCAGTGGAATTCTGGTGGCCAATGTGACAGTGAGACAGTTCCCATCTTCAATGAGTCTTATCTGAGGCCGTACCTGCCCAAAATGGTGGTACTGGAGAAGGTGTTGAAAAACATGAAAACCCATGTCACATATCTCAATATCACAAGAATGACAGATTTTCGGAAGGATGGCCACCCATCAATCTACCGGAAGCAAAAACTGTCCGAGGAAGAAAGGAGATCACCTACAAGCTTCCAGGACTGCAGCCATTGGTGCCTTCCTGGTGTTCCAGACGCTTGGAATGAGGTTCTCTATGCCGAGCTCCTAGTAAAGCTGTACCAAAATAAGCAGCAGCTACTGCAACAGCAGAAGAAGAGAGCATAG